From a region of the Salvelinus fontinalis isolate EN_2023a chromosome 13, ASM2944872v1, whole genome shotgun sequence genome:
- the LOC129868390 gene encoding rab GTPase-binding effector protein 1-like, which translates to MADQASGSARQPQHDALLQQQVAALEQERAEFVKRKQQLESEFNQKRAKFKELYLSKEEELKCQAASLEGAQSELSRVQAQLEQAQADMENIKAVATVSESTKQEAIDQVKGQWQEEVASLQAIMKDTVREYEVQFHQRLEQERAQWNQYREVVEREMGELRHRLSEGGQEEENLENDMKKAQEDAEKLRSVVMPMEQEIAALKVKLTVAEDRVKELEASKVKELNHVLEAEKSCRTDLEMYVAVLNTQKSVLQEDAEKLRKELHEVCHLLELERQQHNQLKHTWQRANDQFLESQRLLMRDMQRIENVLSSEQLRQVEEIKKRDQEEDEKERISQAKEQNEEDRTETEPLEDSFLGLSIEEPHSAHGSMHSLDSDLVAGGPMDLFKDGLRRVQSTDSLGSSPSLQGLGGYNHKAKSASHLDESDFGPLVGADCGAPEGLAGFGDTLSVSSIQLTAGHFLLTKDQEKAIKAMTPEQEETASLMSSISHAHDTTFLTPSGYRLVSDQEWNLLQQEVKNAGRKLGRRCDMCSNYEKQLQVIQGQEAETRDQVKKLQVMLRQANDHLERTMSEKQELEDSVKQGNEETTAKVAALMQRVQESESLLKTLQEAFSQAKRNTQEQMAVLMQSREQVAEELSRLQRDNDSLAGKHRLHLSLQQQEDFKLPTVVQELQALVLQLREDIVVVRTAADHLEEKLKAEILFLKEQLQAEQCLKENLEDTLQLEIDGCKEEIASLSSLKTELQRVKAEKEQLESSLAEKRKTLASVQGLKSSLEEQLRELTTTKTALEAQALDEKDKALRLQTELDVSEQVQRDFVKLSQTLQVQLEQIRQADSLDRIRAILNDTNLTDISQLPET; encoded by the exons ATGGCCGACCAGGCCTCGGGATCCGCCCGGCAGCCCCAGCATGACG CGTTGCTCCAGCAGCAAGTGGCAGCCCTGGAGCAGGAGAGAGCTGAGTTTGTCAAGCGCAAACAGCAACTGGAGTCTGAGTTCAACCAGAAACGGGCCAAGTTCAAAGAGCTCTACCTGTCCAAAGAAG aGGAACTGAAGTGCCAGGCAGCGTCTCTGGAGGGGGCCCAGTCGGAGCTGAGTCGTGTACAGGCCCAGCTGGAACAGGCCCAAGCTGACATGGagaacatcaaggcggtggccacTGTGTCAGAGAGCACCAAGCAGGAGGCCATTGACCAGGTCAAGGGACAGTGGCAGGAGGAGGTGGCCTCCCTACAGGCCATCATGAAAG aCACAGTGCGTGAGTATGAGGTGCAGTTTCACCAGCGCCTTGAGCAGGAGCGTGCCCAATGGAACCAgtacagggaggtggtggagagggagatgggcgAGCTGAGACACCGCCTCTCTGAGGGCGGCCaggaggaggagaacctggaGAACGACATGAAGAAG GCCCAGGAAGATGCAGAGAAGCTACGGTCAGTGGTAATGCCTATGGAGCAGGAGATAGCAGCTCTGAAAGTCAAACTGACTGTGGCAGAGGACAGGGTGAAGGAGCTGGAGGCCTCGAAG GTAAAGGAGCTCAATCATGTCCTGGAAGCAGAGAAATCCTGCCGCACAGACCTGGAGATGTACGTGGCGGTGCTCAACACTCAGAAGTCAGTCCTTCAGGAGGATGCAGAGAAACTACGAAAAGAGCTCCACGAAG TGTGTCACCTCTTGGAGCTGGAGCGGCAGCAGCACAACCAGCTGAAGCACACTTGGCAGCGGGCCAACGACCAGTTCCTGGAGTCCCAGAGGCTGCTGATGAGGGACATGCAGAGGATCGAGAACGTGCTCTCCTCTGAGCAGCTCCGGCAGGTGGAGGAGATCAAGAAGAGGGACCAG gaggaggatgagaaggaAAGGATCAGCCAGGCCAAGGAGCAGAACGAGGAAGACAGGACAGAAACCGAACCTTTAGAAGACTCATTCCTTGGGCTCAGTATTGAAGAG CCCCATAGTGCCCACGGCTCCATGCACTCCTTAGACTCTGACCTGGTGGCAGGGGGCCCTATGGACCTCTTCAAAGACGGCCTTCGGAGGGTCCAGTCCACAGACAGCCTGGGTTCCTCTCCTAGTCTCCAGGGCCTGGGGGGCTACAACCATAAGGCCAAGTCGGCCAGCCACCTAGACGAGTCCGACTTCGGACCCCTGGTGGGGGCGGACTGCGGGGCCCCCGAGGGCCTGGCGGGCTTTGGGGACACGCTATCGGTCAGCTCCATCCAGCTGACGGCCGGCCACTTCCTGCTCACCAAG GACCAGGAGAAGGCTATAAAGGCCATGACGCCGGAGCAGGAGGAGACGGCCTCGCTGATGTCCAGCATCTCCCACGCCCACGACACCACCTTCCTGACCCCGTCAGGCTACCGCCTGGTCAGTGACCAGGAGTGGAACCTGCTGCAGCAAGAG GTGAAGAACGCAGGAAGGAAGTTGGGACGGCGGTGTGACATGTGCTCTAACTACGAAAAACAGCTGCAGGTCATCCAGGGCCAGGAGGCAGAGACACGCGATCAG GTAAAGAAGCTCCAGGTAATGCTGCGGCAGGCCAACGACCACTTGGAGAGAACCATGAGTGAAAAACAGGAATTGGAGGACTCTGTGAAACAGGGCAACGAGGAAACCACTGCAAAG GTCGCTGCTCTCATGCAGAGAGTCCAGGAGTCCGAGTCACTGCTTAAAACACTACAAGAGGCCTTCAGTCAGGCCAAGCggaacacacaggaacagatG GCTGTGCTGATGCAGTCCAGGGAGCAGGTTGCGGAGGAACTGAGCAGACTGCAGAGGGACAACGACAGCCTAGCAGGCAAACACAGACTCCACTTATCTCTCCAGCAGCAGGAGGACTTCAAACTACCCACCGTGGTGCAA GAACTACAAGCCCTGGTGCTGCAGTTGCGGGAGGACATAGTTGTGGTGCGCACGGCTGCAGACCACCTGGAAGAGAAGCTGAAGGCGGAGATcctgttcctgaaggagcagctccAGGCAGAGCAGTGCCTCAAAGAGAACCTGGAGGACACACTACAGCTGGAGATAGATGGCTGCAAGGAGGAGATAG CGTCATTATCCAGTCTGAAAACTGAGCTGCAGCGAGTGAAAGCCGAGAAAGAACAG CTGGAGAGCAGCCTGGCAGAAAAGAGGAAGACATTAGCGAGTGTCCAGGGTCTGAAGAGCAGTCTGGAGGAGCAGCTCAGAGAGCTCACCACAACCAAG ACGGCCCTGGAGGCTCAGGCGTTGGATGAGAAGGACAAAGCCCTACGGTTGCAGACGGAGCTGGATGTTAGTGAGCAGGTGCAGAGGGACTTTGTCAAGCTCTCCCAGACACTCCAG GTCCAGTTGGAGCAGATCAGACAGGCTGACTCTTTAGACCGTATCCGAGCCATCCTCAATGACACCAACTTGACTGACATCAGCCAGCTCCCAGAGACATGA